The Streptomyces sp. NBC_01268 genome window below encodes:
- a CDS encoding ABC transporter ATP-binding protein encodes MSDDTLLDARGVGVRFGGVRALDDVDVSVRSGEVCGLIGPNGAGKTTLFDVLSGIRRPDRGRVLLDGTDVSRRSPVWRARHGVRRTFQRQQLFGQLTVTDNLVVAQEWRRGPARARRDRAAQVLRSCGLDALAGTYAGALPVGQARMVELARALADPPRLLLLDEPASGMSAEERGQLAAVVRYVADEEGCAVLLVEHHVSFVMELCARVVVLDLGRVLAEGPADRVRADPRVRAAYLGAAEASGPADSSRTAESSGTAE; translated from the coding sequence ATGAGTGACGACACGCTGCTCGACGCCCGGGGCGTCGGGGTCCGCTTCGGCGGGGTCCGCGCCCTCGACGACGTCGACGTCTCCGTACGGTCCGGTGAGGTCTGCGGCCTCATCGGGCCCAACGGCGCCGGGAAGACGACCCTCTTCGACGTGCTGTCCGGGATCCGGCGCCCGGACCGGGGCAGGGTCCTCCTGGACGGTACGGACGTCTCGCGCCGCTCCCCCGTGTGGCGGGCCCGGCACGGGGTGCGGCGCACCTTCCAGCGCCAGCAGCTCTTCGGCCAGCTGACGGTGACGGACAACCTGGTCGTCGCCCAGGAGTGGCGCCGGGGCCCGGCCCGGGCCCGCCGGGACCGGGCCGCCCAGGTGCTGCGCTCCTGCGGGCTCGACGCGCTCGCCGGCACGTACGCGGGCGCGCTGCCCGTCGGGCAGGCCCGGATGGTGGAGCTGGCCCGGGCCCTGGCCGACCCGCCCCGGCTGCTCCTGCTCGACGAGCCGGCCTCCGGCATGTCGGCCGAGGAACGCGGGCAACTCGCGGCCGTGGTGCGGTACGTGGCCGACGAGGAGGGCTGCGCGGTGCTGCTCGTCGAGCACCACGTCTCCTTCGTGATGGAGCTGTGCGCCCGGGTCGTGGTGCTCGACCTGGGCCGGGTCCTCGCCGAGGGGCCGGCGGACCGGGTGCGGGCCGACCCGAGGGTGCGGGCGGCGTATCTGGGGGCGGCTGAGGCGTCCGGCCCGGCGGATTCCTCCCGCACGGCCGAGTCGTCCGGCACGGCGGAATGA
- a CDS encoding AraC family transcriptional regulator, with protein sequence MDALAGLLDGPRAQGAFILRMVMDPPWSVRIEDRAPLCLMCVTNGEAWIVPERGAPVLLRPGDIAIARGPAPYTVAHAPDAPPSAVVGPGGRCTTLRGEPLAEAMNLGVRTWGNAPDGGTSVLVGTYLLAGEVSRRLMDALPGLLHLPAEVWDCPLMPFLEDEISRDEPGQSVVLDRVLDLLLIAAVRAWFSRPGGEAPAWYRAMGDPVVGRALRLLQNDPAHPWTVAALAEKAGVSRAALARRFAELVGEPPMAYLTGWRIARAADLLRQTDATVESVARQVGYSSAFALSAAFKRVRGVSPQEHRGARG encoded by the coding sequence ATGGACGCACTCGCCGGCCTGCTCGACGGGCCGAGGGCCCAAGGCGCCTTCATCCTGCGGATGGTCATGGACCCGCCCTGGTCCGTACGGATCGAGGACCGGGCCCCGCTCTGCCTGATGTGCGTCACCAACGGCGAGGCCTGGATCGTGCCCGAGCGCGGCGCGCCGGTGCTGCTGCGCCCCGGTGACATCGCCATCGCCCGCGGCCCCGCGCCGTACACCGTCGCCCACGCCCCCGACGCGCCGCCGTCCGCCGTCGTCGGGCCCGGCGGCCGGTGCACCACCCTGCGCGGCGAACCGCTCGCCGAGGCGATGAACCTGGGCGTACGGACCTGGGGCAACGCCCCCGACGGCGGCACCAGCGTCCTCGTCGGCACCTACCTGCTGGCCGGCGAGGTCAGCCGTCGGCTCATGGACGCGCTGCCCGGGCTGCTCCATCTGCCGGCCGAGGTGTGGGACTGCCCGCTCATGCCGTTCCTGGAGGACGAGATCTCCCGCGACGAGCCCGGACAGAGCGTCGTCCTCGACCGGGTGCTCGACCTGCTCCTGATCGCCGCCGTGCGGGCCTGGTTCTCCCGGCCCGGCGGCGAGGCGCCGGCCTGGTACCGGGCGATGGGCGACCCCGTGGTGGGGCGCGCGCTGCGGCTGCTGCAGAACGACCCGGCCCACCCGTGGACCGTCGCCGCGCTCGCCGAGAAGGCCGGCGTCTCCCGGGCCGCGCTCGCCCGGCGCTTCGCCGAGCTGGTGGGGGAGCCCCCGATGGCGTACCTCACCGGCTGGCGGATCGCGCGCGCCGCCGACCTGCTGCGGCAGACCGACGCCACCGTCGAGTCCGTCGCCCGCCAGGTCGGCTACAGCAGCGCGTTCGCGCTGAGCGCCGCCTTCAAGCGGGTCCGCGGCGTGAGCCCGCAGGAGCACCGCGGCGCACGGGGCTGA
- a CDS encoding class I SAM-dependent methyltransferase codes for MSENDLHDGHGQDQGTAHGHGQGHGHGHGDAHGEGEGHGHGKGAGHHHDHTHLDWAELAPLLTAQAETASPLYTEAAAWLAALAPASRVRRVLDFGSGPGVVTALLAEAFPEAEVVAVDATPELLALAQERAEARGLGDRVTTLRAELPADFDALGTADLIWASHSLHHIGDQQAALTSFAKVLNPGGIIALAEGGLPARHLPWNAGVGRPGLEARIDAAAADWFGEMRASLPDAKEEIDDWNALLTGAGLTPSGTRSFLSDVPAPLPAEVRGQIVAHYERQRGGLVESLAADDRAALDRLLDPADPLSLHRRPDLFLLTARTVHTARKDG; via the coding sequence ATGAGCGAAAACGACCTCCACGACGGACACGGGCAGGACCAGGGCACGGCTCACGGCCACGGGCAGGGCCACGGCCACGGGCACGGAGACGCCCACGGCGAGGGCGAAGGCCACGGCCACGGCAAGGGCGCCGGCCACCACCACGACCACACCCACCTCGACTGGGCCGAGCTCGCGCCGCTCCTCACCGCACAGGCCGAGACCGCGAGCCCCCTCTACACGGAGGCCGCCGCCTGGCTGGCCGCCCTCGCCCCCGCCTCGCGGGTCCGCAGGGTCCTGGACTTCGGCAGCGGGCCCGGTGTCGTCACCGCGCTGCTCGCCGAGGCCTTTCCGGAGGCGGAGGTCGTCGCCGTCGACGCGACCCCCGAACTCCTCGCCCTCGCCCAGGAGCGCGCCGAGGCCCGCGGGCTCGGCGACCGGGTCACCACCCTGCGCGCCGAACTCCCGGCGGACTTCGACGCCCTGGGCACCGCCGACCTGATCTGGGCCAGCCACTCCCTGCACCACATCGGCGACCAGCAGGCCGCGCTCACCTCGTTCGCCAAGGTGCTGAACCCCGGCGGGATCATCGCCCTCGCCGAGGGCGGGCTGCCGGCCCGGCACCTGCCGTGGAACGCCGGCGTCGGGCGCCCGGGCCTGGAGGCCCGGATCGACGCGGCCGCCGCCGACTGGTTCGGCGAGATGCGGGCCTCGCTGCCCGACGCCAAGGAGGAGATCGACGACTGGAACGCGCTGCTCACCGGCGCCGGGCTCACCCCGAGCGGCACCCGCAGCTTCCTGTCCGACGTACCGGCGCCGCTGCCGGCGGAGGTACGGGGACAGATCGTCGCCCACTACGAGCGGCAGCGCGGCGGCCTGGTCGAGAGCCTCGCGGCCGACGACCGCGCGGCCCTCGACCGGCTGCTCGACCCGGCCGACCCGCTCTCCCTGCACCGGCGCCCCGACCTGTTCCTGCTCACCGCCCGTACGGTCCACACGGCGCGCAAGGACGGCTGA
- a CDS encoding NmrA family NAD(P)-binding protein, with amino-acid sequence MTNTTKNTTDTADPTNTRHTADATSGTGGTDLTTASTVLVTAATGKTGRRVAEGLAEHGARVRAGSRAGTTRFDWEDAATWGPALDGADAAYVNYYPDLAAPGAVEAVRAFGELAVAHGVRRVTLLSGRGEPEAVAAEEALRATGVELTVVRASFFAQNFDEGLLAEGVAAGTLPFPAGDTAEPFIDADDLADVIVATLVQDGHAGLVHEVTGPRLLTFAEVAAEVSRAAGHEVVYVPMSEPEFAGMLGEFGLPEPEAVWLAGLFAMLLDGHNASVTDGVKRVLGREPRDFSAYAERAFGAGARTRADVRA; translated from the coding sequence ATGACGAACACGACGAAGAACACGACGGACACGGCGGACCCGACGAACACGCGGCACACGGCGGACGCGACGAGCGGCACGGGCGGCACGGACCTCACCACGGCGTCGACGGTCCTCGTGACCGCCGCCACCGGGAAGACCGGCCGCCGGGTCGCCGAGGGACTGGCCGAGCACGGCGCGCGGGTACGGGCGGGATCGCGGGCGGGCACCACCCGCTTCGACTGGGAGGACGCGGCCACGTGGGGCCCGGCCCTGGACGGCGCGGACGCCGCGTACGTCAACTACTACCCCGACCTCGCCGCGCCCGGCGCGGTGGAGGCGGTGCGGGCCTTCGGCGAGCTGGCCGTCGCGCACGGGGTGCGGCGGGTGACGCTGCTGTCCGGGCGGGGCGAGCCGGAGGCCGTCGCGGCGGAGGAGGCGCTGCGCGCGACCGGGGTCGAACTCACGGTGGTCCGGGCCTCGTTCTTCGCGCAGAACTTCGACGAAGGGCTGCTCGCGGAGGGCGTCGCGGCCGGCACGCTCCCCTTCCCGGCGGGCGACACGGCCGAGCCGTTCATCGACGCGGACGACCTCGCGGACGTGATCGTGGCGACGCTGGTCCAGGACGGGCACGCGGGCCTGGTGCACGAGGTGACGGGTCCGCGGCTGCTGACCTTCGCCGAGGTGGCGGCGGAGGTGTCCCGGGCGGCCGGCCACGAGGTCGTGTACGTGCCGATGAGCGAGCCCGAGTTCGCGGGCATGCTGGGCGAGTTCGGGCTCCCGGAGCCGGAGGCGGTCTGGCTGGCCGGGCTGTTCGCGATGCTGCTCGACGGGCACAACGCGTCGGTGACGGACGGGGTGAAGCGGGTCCTGGGCCGGGAGCCGCGCGACTTCTCCGCGTACGCGGAGCGGGCGTTCGGCGCCGGCGCACGGACACGGGCGGACGTCCGGGCGTGA
- a CDS encoding class I SAM-dependent methyltransferase, whose product MLDYETEAARYDETRGGVPRAEAAAAAVLRLLPPGTRTLVDVACGTGLVTERLARTGLTGPAVYGIDAAHAMLRAAAGRLPGRAVRADARRLPLADASVDAVSAIWLLHLVPFAGAIVAEAARVLRPGGVLVATVDKDAAHDVGSDIDALLRPHRAPDGGSDRSGLVTAHAAAHGLTPAPGTTFTGHGQGATPRGTAEKLRSGYYASWFHGTPVTVDRLTSALGALPDQDRPRDDPAYRLALFVKRDTSPGPAPDVRRG is encoded by the coding sequence ATGCTCGACTACGAGACCGAGGCCGCGCGCTACGACGAGACCCGCGGCGGGGTGCCCAGGGCGGAAGCCGCCGCGGCCGCCGTGCTGCGGCTCCTTCCGCCCGGCACCCGCACCCTCGTCGACGTCGCCTGCGGCACCGGCCTCGTCACCGAACGCCTCGCCCGGACCGGCCTCACCGGCCCCGCCGTCTACGGGATCGACGCCGCGCACGCCATGCTGCGCGCCGCCGCCGGACGCCTTCCCGGCCGTGCCGTGCGGGCCGACGCCCGCCGCCTCCCGCTGGCGGACGCCTCCGTCGACGCGGTCAGCGCGATCTGGCTGCTGCACCTCGTCCCCTTCGCCGGGGCGATCGTCGCCGAGGCCGCCCGGGTGCTGCGTCCCGGCGGCGTCCTCGTCGCCACCGTCGACAAGGACGCCGCCCACGACGTCGGCAGCGACATCGACGCCCTGCTGCGCCCGCACCGCGCCCCCGACGGCGGCTCCGACCGGTCCGGCCTCGTCACCGCCCACGCCGCCGCCCACGGCCTCACCCCCGCACCCGGCACGACCTTCACCGGCCACGGCCAGGGCGCCACCCCGCGCGGCACCGCCGAGAAGCTGCGCAGCGGCTACTACGCCTCCTGGTTCCACGGCACCCCCGTGACCGTGGACCGGTTGACGAGCGCCCTCGGCGCCCTGCCGGACCAGGACCGCCCCCGCGACGACCCCGCGTACCGACTGGCCCTGTTCGTGAAGCGCGACACGAGCCCCGGGCCCGCCCCCGACGTCAGGCGCGGCTGA
- a CDS encoding helix-turn-helix transcriptional regulator, translated as MKSSRLLSILLLLQTRGTMTAARLAEELEVSVRTVYRDVEALHAAGVPLYGDAGHRGGYRLLAGHRSRLTDLYAREAEALVLAGLPVAADELGLGGHFADAQLKLRAALPVPLREHVDRLRTRFHIDAPGWYAEETEVPFLAQVAEAVRTGRVLAVRYSRWKEPTEVDRRLEPYGLVLKAGRWYLVAGPGPRTYRVDQILDLTITEEEARIPEGFDLPAHWRASQADFHARLHQGDALVRISPHGAARLTGAAARALAENGTPEPDGWTRATLPVESPEHAHGFLLGLGEEVEVLAPEDLRERIAATVRTLAERYG; from the coding sequence GTGAAGTCCAGCCGACTCCTGTCCATCCTGCTGCTCCTCCAGACCCGGGGCACGATGACCGCCGCCCGGCTCGCCGAGGAGCTGGAGGTCTCGGTCCGGACCGTCTACCGGGACGTCGAGGCGCTGCACGCCGCCGGGGTGCCGCTGTACGGGGACGCCGGGCACCGCGGCGGCTACCGGCTGCTCGCCGGACACCGCTCCCGCCTCACCGACCTGTACGCGCGCGAGGCCGAGGCCCTCGTCCTCGCCGGACTGCCCGTCGCCGCCGACGAACTCGGCCTCGGCGGGCACTTCGCGGACGCCCAGCTCAAGCTGCGCGCCGCCCTCCCCGTTCCGCTGCGGGAGCACGTCGACCGGCTGCGGACCCGCTTCCACATCGACGCCCCCGGCTGGTACGCGGAGGAGACCGAGGTCCCCTTCCTCGCCCAGGTGGCCGAGGCCGTGCGCACCGGGCGGGTGCTCGCGGTCCGCTACAGCCGCTGGAAGGAGCCGACCGAGGTCGACCGCAGGCTCGAACCGTACGGACTCGTCCTGAAGGCCGGCCGCTGGTACCTGGTCGCCGGGCCCGGACCGCGCACCTACCGGGTCGACCAGATCCTCGACCTCACCATCACCGAGGAGGAGGCCCGCATCCCCGAGGGCTTCGACCTGCCCGCCCACTGGCGGGCGAGCCAGGCCGACTTCCACGCCCGGCTGCACCAGGGCGACGCCCTCGTCCGGATCTCCCCGCACGGCGCCGCCCGGCTCACCGGCGCCGCCGCCCGGGCCCTCGCCGAGAACGGCACCCCGGAGCCCGACGGCTGGACCCGGGCCACCCTGCCCGTGGAATCCCCCGAGCACGCCCACGGCTTCCTCCTCGGCCTGGGTGAGGAGGTCGAGGTCCTCGCCCCCGAGGACCTCCGCGAGCGCATCGCCGCGACGGTGCGGACGCTGGCCGAGCGATACGGGTGA
- a CDS encoding aldo/keto reductase, producing MPQLGFGVWQVPDAEAEQAVGTALEAGYRSIDTAAVYGNETGTGKAVAASGLPREELFVTTKLWNSDQGYESTLRAFDDSLGKLGLEYVDLYLIHWPVPNKGAYVDTYRAFEKILADGRARAIGVSNFLPEHLERLIGETSVVPAVNQIELHPQLQQAASRAAHERHGIVTEAWSPLGQGRGLLDVPAIVAIARKHARTPAQVVLRWHVQLGNVVIPKSVTPSRIRENIAVFDFTLDAEDLAGLAALDEGRRLGPDPAEFHVGA from the coding sequence ATGCCGCAGCTCGGCTTCGGCGTCTGGCAGGTGCCGGACGCGGAGGCCGAGCAGGCCGTCGGCACGGCCCTGGAGGCGGGCTACCGCTCCATCGACACTGCCGCGGTCTACGGCAACGAGACCGGCACCGGCAAGGCCGTCGCCGCCTCGGGCCTCCCCCGCGAGGAGCTCTTCGTCACCACCAAGCTGTGGAACAGCGACCAGGGTTACGAGTCGACCCTGCGTGCCTTCGACGACTCCCTCGGCAAGCTGGGCCTGGAGTACGTCGACCTGTACCTGATCCACTGGCCGGTGCCGAACAAGGGCGCGTACGTCGACACGTACCGCGCCTTCGAGAAGATCCTGGCCGACGGGCGCGCCCGGGCCATCGGCGTGTCGAACTTCCTGCCCGAGCACCTGGAGCGCCTGATCGGCGAGACCTCGGTGGTGCCCGCGGTCAACCAGATCGAGCTGCACCCGCAGCTCCAGCAGGCCGCCTCGCGCGCCGCGCACGAGCGGCACGGCATCGTGACCGAGGCGTGGTCGCCGCTGGGCCAGGGCCGCGGGCTGCTCGACGTCCCCGCGATCGTGGCCATCGCCCGCAAGCACGCCCGCACCCCGGCCCAGGTGGTGCTGCGCTGGCACGTCCAGCTCGGCAACGTGGTCATCCCCAAGTCGGTGACCCCGTCCCGCATCCGCGAGAACATCGCCGTCTTCGACTTCACGCTGGACGCCGAGGACCTCGCGGGCCTCGCCGCCCTCGACGAGGGCCGCCGTCTCGGCCCGGACCCGGCCGAGTTCCACGTCGGAGCCTGA
- a CDS encoding RICIN domain-containing protein → MQVAEGVYRVRNVASGLLLEVYEGSTRSGAPVRQAVDRGTPGQQWHIAPVPNGGGLYHLVNVAGGKRLDVKGASTENGAAIQQWKPNNFGAQEWTIEEDLQSPGTVALVSFVSGLLLEVADGSPEDGGDVRQWEDTDSPAQWWRLEPVS, encoded by the coding sequence ATGCAGGTCGCGGAGGGGGTCTACCGGGTACGGAACGTGGCCAGCGGGCTCCTTCTGGAGGTGTACGAGGGGTCCACGCGCAGCGGGGCCCCGGTGCGCCAGGCCGTGGACCGGGGCACGCCGGGCCAGCAGTGGCACATAGCGCCGGTCCCGAACGGCGGCGGCCTCTATCACCTGGTGAACGTCGCGGGCGGCAAGCGCCTCGACGTGAAGGGCGCCTCGACCGAGAACGGCGCGGCGATCCAGCAGTGGAAGCCGAACAACTTCGGGGCCCAGGAGTGGACCATCGAGGAGGACCTCCAGTCGCCCGGCACGGTCGCGCTGGTCAGCTTCGTCAGCGGACTGCTCCTGGAGGTGGCGGACGGCTCGCCGGAGGACGGCGGCGACGTGCGGCAGTGGGAGGACACCGACTCCCCGGCGCAGTGGTGGCGCCTGGAGCCGGTGTCCTGA
- a CDS encoding ABC transporter permease subunit, with the protein MGDLLGFVLSGLVSGALYALLATGLVLSSTASGLFNFAHGATAYLCALAFYELHSGLGWPAVPTALLLVLGVAPGLGWALDRLMFRKLARVGETAQITATIGLLVALPAAGLWAVELLERAGAPVRPAENQFGLPGVGPSPAVSWQPFEALGIDGVGVDSDQLITWVVTAAVAAGLWVLLRHTRLGLRLRAAVDNRSLAELRGVDADRLSSVAWMLSSALAGLAGVLATPLLGLSAHDYTLFLFVSATAAVLGRFASVPLAFAGGLALGVVQNLVAGYASFAEGLTGFRTAVPFLILFAGLVLLARRERAAGTAAADPPPDDRLAGLGPLRRWGPWALAGALLCGAFYTVTTPFWSGVLAQGLAIGLVLLSFAVVTGLGAMVSLAQATFVTSAALVAGLLMSRGWPFAAAALAGTAVAALLGAVVALPALRLGGRSLALATLALAFLADQVLFQFGWLRNGDTGWEIPRPVLGPLDLSDDRAMGVVLVLLSAAGVAGLTRLRNSRRGRAMLAVRSAPAAAAASGVSVVRTKLLVFTVSAAVAGFGGVLYASYNTRVTATDFPAMTGLVWLAVVVAAGVRRPQYAVVAGLVFAVAPHLLAQYVTDSAHLPVVLFGLAGLALANDPDGYAAAVPARWAARRAKAAARAEAGAGPAAVAPPRPAALELTSVRAGYGGGADVLHGVDLLVRPGEIVAVLGANGAGKSTLCRVAGGLLAARDGAVRVGGTEARGDSAVARARRGVRLAPEGRGIFAGLSIEENLALQLPDAGDREAVYSRFPALAARRTVAAGSLSGGEQQLLALAPLLQRPPAVLVADEPSLGLAPRVVDEVFRLLAELRARGTALLLVEEKAAEALGLADTVAYLAEGRIVWCGPRAEADADRLADAYLGMGVRT; encoded by the coding sequence GTGGGCGACCTCCTGGGCTTCGTGCTGAGCGGTCTGGTCTCCGGGGCGCTGTACGCGCTGCTCGCGACCGGGCTCGTGCTCTCCTCCACCGCCTCCGGCCTGTTCAACTTCGCGCACGGCGCGACGGCGTACCTGTGCGCCCTCGCCTTCTACGAACTCCACTCCGGCTTGGGCTGGCCCGCCGTGCCGACCGCCCTGCTGCTCGTCCTCGGCGTGGCGCCCGGCCTCGGCTGGGCGCTGGACCGGCTGATGTTCCGGAAGCTGGCCCGCGTCGGCGAGACCGCGCAGATCACGGCGACGATCGGCCTGCTGGTGGCGCTCCCGGCCGCCGGGCTGTGGGCGGTGGAGCTCCTGGAACGGGCCGGGGCCCCCGTCAGGCCCGCCGAGAACCAGTTCGGGCTGCCGGGCGTCGGGCCGAGCCCGGCCGTCTCCTGGCAGCCGTTCGAAGCCCTCGGCATCGACGGGGTCGGCGTCGACTCCGACCAGCTGATCACCTGGGTGGTGACGGCGGCCGTGGCGGCCGGCCTGTGGGTGCTGCTGCGGCACACCCGGCTCGGGCTGCGGCTGCGGGCCGCCGTCGACAACCGGTCCCTCGCGGAGCTGCGCGGCGTGGACGCCGACCGGCTGTCCTCCGTCGCCTGGATGCTGTCGTCCGCGCTCGCCGGGCTCGCCGGGGTGCTCGCCACGCCGCTGCTCGGGCTCTCCGCGCACGACTACACCCTCTTCCTCTTCGTGTCGGCGACCGCCGCGGTCCTCGGCCGCTTCGCCTCCGTGCCGCTCGCGTTCGCGGGCGGGCTCGCGCTGGGCGTGGTGCAGAACCTCGTCGCCGGGTACGCGAGTTTCGCCGAGGGCCTGACCGGCTTCCGCACGGCGGTGCCGTTCCTGATCCTGTTCGCCGGCCTGGTGCTGCTGGCCCGGCGGGAGCGGGCCGCGGGCACGGCCGCCGCGGACCCGCCGCCCGACGACCGGCTCGCGGGCCTGGGGCCGCTGCGCCGCTGGGGCCCGTGGGCGCTGGCCGGGGCGCTGCTGTGCGGGGCCTTCTACACCGTCACCACCCCGTTCTGGAGCGGCGTCCTCGCCCAGGGCCTCGCCATCGGACTGGTCCTCCTCTCCTTCGCGGTGGTGACCGGGCTGGGCGCGATGGTGTCGCTGGCCCAGGCCACGTTCGTGACGAGCGCGGCGCTCGTGGCCGGGCTGCTGATGAGCCGCGGCTGGCCGTTCGCGGCGGCGGCGCTCGCGGGCACGGCGGTGGCCGCGCTGCTCGGCGCGGTCGTGGCGCTGCCCGCGCTGCGCCTCGGCGGGCGTTCGCTGGCACTGGCGACGCTCGCCCTGGCCTTCCTCGCGGACCAGGTCCTCTTCCAGTTCGGGTGGCTGCGCAACGGCGACACCGGCTGGGAGATCCCGCGCCCGGTCCTCGGGCCGCTCGACCTCTCCGACGACCGGGCGATGGGCGTCGTCCTCGTCCTGCTGAGCGCGGCGGGCGTGGCCGGGCTGACGCGGCTGCGGAACTCCCGGCGGGGCCGGGCGATGCTCGCGGTCCGCTCGGCGCCCGCCGCCGCGGCGGCCTCGGGGGTGTCGGTGGTGCGCACCAAACTGCTGGTGTTCACGGTGTCGGCGGCCGTCGCCGGTTTCGGCGGGGTGCTCTACGCCTCGTACAACACGCGCGTCACGGCGACCGACTTCCCGGCGATGACGGGCCTGGTGTGGCTCGCGGTGGTGGTCGCGGCGGGCGTGCGGCGCCCGCAGTACGCGGTGGTCGCGGGCCTGGTCTTCGCGGTGGCCCCGCACCTGCTCGCCCAGTACGTGACCGACTCCGCCCATCTGCCCGTCGTGCTGTTCGGCCTCGCGGGCCTCGCCCTGGCCAACGACCCGGACGGCTACGCGGCGGCCGTCCCCGCCCGCTGGGCGGCCCGCCGGGCGAAGGCAGCAGCGCGGGCCGAGGCCGGAGCCGGACCCGCCGCGGTCGCGCCGCCCCGGCCCGCGGCCCTGGAGCTCACCTCCGTACGGGCCGGGTACGGCGGCGGAGCGGACGTGCTGCACGGGGTCGACCTGCTCGTCCGGCCCGGGGAGATCGTCGCCGTCCTCGGGGCCAACGGCGCCGGGAAGTCCACCCTGTGCCGGGTCGCCGGCGGACTCCTCGCGGCCAGGGACGGCGCCGTACGGGTTGGGGGGACCGAGGCGCGCGGCGACTCCGCGGTGGCGCGGGCCCGGCGCGGGGTGCGGCTCGCGCCCGAGGGGCGGGGCATCTTCGCCGGGCTCTCCATCGAGGAGAACCTGGCGCTCCAACTCCCCGACGCCGGGGACCGGGAGGCCGTCTACAGCCGCTTCCCGGCGCTCGCCGCCCGCCGCACCGTGGCGGCCGGCTCGCTCTCCGGCGGCGAGCAGCAACTCCTCGCCCTCGCCCCGCTGCTCCAGCGCCCGCCCGCCGTCCTCGTCGCCGACGAACCGTCCCTCGGCCTCGCGCCCCGGGTCGTCGACGAGGTGTTCCGGCTGCTCGCCGAGCTGCGGGCGCGGGGCACCGCGCTGCTCCTGGTCGAGGAGAAGGCCGCCGAGGCGCTGGGCCTCGCGGACACCGTGGCCTACCTGGCCGAGGGCCGGATCGTGTGGTGCGGGCCGCGCGCCGAGGCCGACGCCGACCGGCTCGCCGACGCCTACCTGGGGATGGGGGTCCGGACATGA